AACCGGCCACATCTGTATTGGTCGATGCTGGCTGCACAAGCGCTGGGCGGGGTGCCGGTGCCTTTGTATCAGGATGCCGTCGCTGATGAAATGGCCTATGTGCTGGAGGACGCAGAGATCCACATTGCGGTAGTCGAGGATCAGGAGCAGGTCGATAAACTGCTCGACATCCGTACCCGTTGCCCCAATCTGCAAGCCATTGTCTTTGATAATCCGCGCGGCATGCGCCATTACGACGACCCGATGTTGATCGGCTATGACGCATTGCGCCAACAGGGAGAGGTCAAGCACCAGCAGCAGCCTGCGTTGTTTTTGCGGGAGGTGGATCTGGGGCAGTCGGATGACATCGCCATCATGCTGTACACCTCTGGCACCACAGGGCAGCCCAAGGGCGTCTGCCACACACATTCGGCCTGTATCACCATGGCACAGGTCGATGCTGAATTCGATGGGTTGGATCGACATGATCTGGCCATGGCCTATCTCCCCATGGCATGGGTGGGGGATCACCTGTTTTCCTATGCCCAGGCGCTGGTGACGGGGTTCACCGTTCACTGCCCGGAATCCTCCGAAACCGTCATGAGCGATATGCGAGAGGTGGGGCCGACCTATTTCTTTGCGCCACCACGCATCTACGAGAGCATCTTGACGCAGGTATCGATCCGCATGGATGACGCCAGCTGGCTCAAGCGTAAGTTGTTTGAATACTTCATGGCCAAGGCGAAAACCATCGGCCCGGCGTTGCTGGATCGTCAGGCGCTGCCGTGGCAGCAGCGCCTGACCTATTGGATGGGTGATCTGCTGGTGTTTGCACCGCTGAAAAATGTATTGGGTTTGAGCCGGGTCAAGGTGGCCTATACCGGCGGCGAGGCAATTGGCCCGGATCTGTTCGATTTCTACCGCTCGTTGGGCATCAACCTGAAACAATTGTATGGTATGACCGAAACGTTTGTGTCGGTGTGTATGCACCCGAATGGCGGTGTGAAGCTGGGCACGGTCGGCAAGCCGATGCGGGGGGTGGAGATCCGCCTGGATGACTCGGGGGAGATCATGGTGAAAAGCCCTGGCCTGCTGAAAGAGTATTTCAAGCGGCCAGATGCAACGGCGGAAGCCTTCACGCACGATGGCTTTTTCCATACCGGCGATGCAGGTTTCTTTGATGAGGAAGGCCATCTGCGCATCATCGACCGGGCCAAGGACGTGGGCAGGATGAATGATGGCACATTGTTTGCGCCCAAATTCATCGAGAACAAGCTGAAATTCTTTCCTTATATCAAAGAGGCCGTGGCGTTCGGTGACCGGCGCGATGAGGCTACCGCCTTCATCAACATCGACATGCAGGCGGTGGGAAACTGGGCGGAGCGCCATAATCTGCCGTACTCAGGCTATACCGATCTCGCCGGGCAGGTGCCGGTGTATGAGCTGATCCGTGAATGTGTCAAGAAGGTCAATGAGGACTTGGCTCAGGATGCCAAATTAGGTGGCTCGCAGATCAAACGTTTCCTGATCCTGCACAAAGAGCTGGATGCCGATGATGGCGAGCTGACCCGTACCCGCAAGGTGCGCCGACGTTTCATCGCGGAGAAATATCAGGTGCTGATCGATGCTCTTTACGATGGCAGTGATCATTGTGAAGTGGAGAGCCAGGTCCGGTTCGAGGATGGGCGGACAGGCACGATCCGCGCGGATCTGAAAATCTGGGAAGTGCGTACCTTTGCTGTCATTGGCGCTCGTCAGGAGGCTGCGTAATGGGGCAGGCTATCGGTGATGTTTTGTTGAAAGTGGACAATATTTCTTTGTCGTTCGGCGGCGTCAAGGCGCTGACCAATATCAGCCTGGATGTGCGGGCACATGAAATTCTGTCGATCATCGGCCCCAATGGCGCGGGCAAGAGCTCGATGTTGAATGTGATCAATGGCGTCTATCACCCGCAGCAGGGCAGCATCACCTACAAAGGCAAGACCCGTGCGCTGATGAGGCCCCACGAGGCGGCCAGACAGGGCATTGCCCGTACCTTCCAGAACATTGCCCTGTTCAAGGGCATGAGTGTGCTCGACAACATCATGACTGGTCGGAATCTGAAGATGCGCAGCAGCTTTCTGAGCCAGGCTTTGTACTGGGGCTCGGCCCAGCGTGAGGAAATTGCACATCGGTTGAAGGTCGAGGAGATCATCGATTTTCTGGAGATCCAGCCGATCCGTAAGACACCGGTCGGGCGGTTGCCCTATGGCCTGCAAAAGCGGGTCGAGCTGGGGCGGGCGTTGGCAGCAGAGCCGGAGATGCTGCTGCTGGACGAGCCGATGGCAGGCATGAATGTCGAAGAAAAGCAGGACATGTGCCGTTTCATTTTGGACGTGAATGATGAATTCGGCACCACCATCGTGTTGATCGAGCACGACATGGGGGTGGTAATGGACATCTCGCACCGGGTGGTGGTGCTGGATTATGGCAAGAAGATCGGCGATGGCCCGCCGGACAAGGTACGCAACGATCCCGCCGTGATTGCGGCTTATCTGGGCACCACACACTGATTGCCCATCACGGGCAGGGAGGGGAACCATGCAGTTCTTCTTTGAAGTCTTGATTGGTGGTCTGCTGTCTGGCGTGATGTATTCGCTGGTCGCGATCGGCTTTGTGTTGATCTACAAAGCATCGGGCGTATTCAATTTCGCACAGGGCGCGATGGTGCTGTTCGCCGCCTTGACCTTTGTCAGCATTCTGGCCAAGGGCGTGCCGTTCTGGCTGGCGCTGCTGCTGACCTTGGCGGTGATGGTGATGCTGGGGTTGGCGATCGAGCGCGTGGTGTTACGCAAGCTGGTCAATCAGCCCCCGATTTCATTGTTCATGGCCACCATCGGTCTGAGTTTCTTTCTGGAAGGGTTTGGGCAGGCACTGTGGGGAACCGAGGTGCATGGCCTGGATCTGGGGATCACCGACGAACCGGTTGGCTGGCTGTTGGATGATTACAACCTGTCCATTTCCAAATTCGATCTGTTTGCCGCCGGCACGGCTGGCGTGTTGGTGACTGCCCTGGCGTTGTTTTTCAACCGCACCCGCATTGGTCGCGCTTTGCGGGCCGTGGCGGATGATCATCAGGCGGCTTTGTCGATCGGTATCCCTTTGCAGCATGTCTGGGCCATTGTCTGGAGTGTGGCCGGGCTGGTGGCACTGGTGGCGGGGCTGCTGTGGGGGTCGCGGCTGGGTGTGCAGTTTGCGTTGACACTGGTGGTGCTGAAAGCGTTGCCCGTGCTGATTCTAGGTGGGTTTGAATCCATCCCCGGTGCCATTGTCGGTGGCTTGATCGTCGGCGCGGGTGAAAAGCTGGCCGAGGTGTATATCGGCCCCTTTATCGGCGGGGGTATCGAAAACTGGTTCCCTTATGTGTTGGCGCTGGCTTTCCTGCTGGTGCGGCCTGAAGGGTTGTTTGGCGAGCGGCATATCGAACGGGTTTGAGGAGCAAGCACATGATCTATCGTGAGGCCGGACAATTCAAAACCAGCTATCAGGCTGATTCTGCCATCTTTCCTATCGTGCAGGATCGTTACGCGTTGTGGTGCGTGATGTTGGTGGCATTCATTGCCGTGCCGCTGTGGGCCAGTGAGTATCTGATCGGCTCGATATTGATTCCCTTCCTGATTTTGAGCCTGGCGGCCTTGGGCTTGAATATCCTGACCGGCTACGCTGGGTTGCTGTCGCTGGGTTCGGCGGCATTCATGGCGGTGGGCGCGTTTGCGGCCTACAACTTCATGCTGCGGGTGCCGGGCATGCCGCTGTTGGCGGCTTTCATGTTGGCCGGACTGGTGGCGGCCTTGGTTGGGATGGTATTCGGACTGCCCAGCCTGCGTATCAAGGGGTTTTACCTGGCGGTGGCAACGCTGGCGGCACAGTTCTTCATCGAGTGGGCGTTGACCAAATTCGGCTGGTTTTCCAATTACAGCTCATCGGGTGTGATTTCCGCGCCCAAAATGCAGGTGTTCGGTATGCCGATCGAGACGCCGCAGATGCGCTATCTGTTGACGCTGACGGTGGTGGTGGTGCTGACCGTGGCCGCCAAGAACATGATCCGAGCCAGCACAGGTCGTGCCTGGATGGCGGTGCGGGATATGGATGTGGCCGCCGAGGTGATCGGCATCCCTATTCTGCGTACCAAGCTGCTGGCCTTTGCGGTCAGCTCGTTCTACTGCGGGGTGGCTGGGGCATTGTGGGCCTTTGTGTTTCTCGGCACGGTCGAACCGCAGGCATTCGACCTGCGGCGCAGCTTCGAGATTCTGTTCATGATCATCATCGGTGGCATGGGAACGGTGCTGGGTAGCTTTCTGGGGGCTGCGTTCATTGTGCTGCTGCCGATTCTGTTGAATGTGATGGCGGGCTGGCTGCATGGTGCGGTCAGCAGCCAGTTGCTGTCCAATATTGAATACATGGTGTTCGGTGCGTTGATCATGGCCTTTCTGATCGTCGAGCCGCTGGGCCTGGCCCAGCTATGGCGTATTGCCAAGGAAAAGCTGCGGCTGTGGCCGTTTCCGCATTGAGCCTGTTGCCGCATCCAGGCAAGGATTCTGCATTGCAAAACAGAAAGGGGTAGACCATGATCAGACGGCGCATCATCACCTTGGTCAGCTGTAGCATGGCGTGGCTGGCGGGTGCATCCTGGGCTGCGGGCGAGCAATTCATCCCAATGCCGAGCTACCGTATCGGCCCTTATGCGGCGGGCGGCACGGGTGTGTATGGGGGCTTCATCGATTACCTCAACTACATCAACCTCAAAGAAGGGGGCGTCGGCGGGGTGAAGCTGACCTATGAGGAATGCGAGACAGAATACAAGGTGGATCGGGGTGTGGAGTGCTATGACCGCCTGAAAGGCAAAGGGCCGACCGGGGCATCGATGTTCAACTTCCTCTCCACCGGCATCACCTATGCCGTGCTGGAGCGCGCTGCGCAGGACAAGATCCCGATTGTGTCGATTGGCTATGGTCGTACCGATGCTTCCGATGGCCGGGTCTTTCCATGGGTATTTCCATTGCTGACCAATTACTGGAGCCAGAGCACCACCAAGATCAAGTTCATCGGCCAGCGCGAAGGGGGCATGGATAAGCTCAAGGGCAAAAAAATCGCCAACCTCTACCATGGCTCGGCCTATGGCAAGGAAACCATCCCAGTGCTGGAGGCTCAGGCCAAGAAATATGGCTTCGAGCTGATCAATATCGAGGTGCCCGCGCCAGGCAATGAGCAGCAGTCGCAATGGTTGCAGATCCGCCAGTTGAAGCCGGACTGGGTGATCTTGCGTGGCTGGGGGGTGATGAGTGCGGCGGCCATCAAGGCGGCAGCCAAGGTTGGCTTCCCAAGAGACAAAATGGTCGGTGTATGGTGGGCCGGGGCTGAGGATGACGTGGTGCCTGCCGGTGGGGTGGCCAAAGGCTATATCGCTGCTGCCTTTGCGCCCTCTGGCGCTAACTACCCGGTGGTGCAGGATATCAAGCGGGTGGTCTACGAAGCCGGGAAGGGCAATATGCAGGACTCAAACCGGGTGGGCCACGCCAACTACAACCGGGGCGTGGTGCACGGTATCTTGAATGTGGAGGCGATCCGCGTGGCGCAAACCAAATTTGGCAAAAAGCCATTGACGGGTGAGCAGGTGCGCTGGGGGCTCGAACACCTCAAGATCGACGACAAGCGCTTGAAAGAGCTGGGTGCGGTCGGCCTGGTGCCGCCGCTCGCCACCAGCTGCTTGGATCACGAAGGGGCGGGCATGGTGCGTTTCCAGCAATGGGATGGCACCAGATGGATTCCGATCACTGATTGGATCGCGTCGGACAAAGCCTTGGTACGACCCATGATCGAAGCTTCCGCAGCGGCATATGCCAAGGAGAAGGGCATCACTCCAAGGGATTGCAGCAAGGAAAATTGACCTCGATCGACCAGCCTGGAGCCAGCCATGGGCATTGCAGAAAACCCGTATCTGTTGTCGGTGAACAACATCGAAGTGATCTACAACCATGTGATCCTGGTATTGAAGGGGGTGTCGTTCGATGTGCACGAGGGCTCGATCGTGGCGCTGCTGGGGGCCAATGGCGCCGGCAAGACCACCACGCTGAAGGCGATCAGCAATCTGCTGAAGGCCGAGCGGGGCGAGGTCACCAAGGGCAGCATCGAGTTCAAGGGCGAGCGGGTCGATGTGATGACCCCGGCGCAGCTGGTCGGGCGGGGGGTGATCCAGGTGATGGAAGGACGGCATTGCTTTCCACACCTGACGGTGGAGGAAAACCTGCTGACCGGTGCCTATACCAACAAGGCGGGCAGGGCGGCGATCGCACAGGATCTGGACAAGGTGTACGCCTACTTTCCACGCCTTAAGGAGCGCCGTAAAAGCCTGGCGGGTTACACCTCGGGTGGCGAGCAGCAGATGACGGCGATAGGCCGTGCCCTGATGGCCCGCCCCCGGATGATACTGCTGGACGAGCCATCGATGGGGCTGGCGCCCCAGATCGTG
The genomic region above belongs to Chitinivorax tropicus and contains:
- a CDS encoding ABC transporter ATP-binding protein, encoding MGIAENPYLLSVNNIEVIYNHVILVLKGVSFDVHEGSIVALLGANGAGKTTTLKAISNLLKAERGEVTKGSIEFKGERVDVMTPAQLVGRGVIQVMEGRHCFPHLTVEENLLTGAYTNKAGRAAIAQDLDKVYAYFPRLKERRKSLAGYTSGGEQQMTAIGRALMARPRMILLDEPSMGLAPQIVEEIFGIVKDLNQRERVSFLLAEQNTMVALRYAHYGYILENGRVVMDGDAAALAANEDVKEFYLGLAGEGRKSFKDVKHYRRRKRWLA
- a CDS encoding ABC transporter ATP-binding protein — its product is MGQAIGDVLLKVDNISLSFGGVKALTNISLDVRAHEILSIIGPNGAGKSSMLNVINGVYHPQQGSITYKGKTRALMRPHEAARQGIARTFQNIALFKGMSVLDNIMTGRNLKMRSSFLSQALYWGSAQREEIAHRLKVEEIIDFLEIQPIRKTPVGRLPYGLQKRVELGRALAAEPEMLLLDEPMAGMNVEEKQDMCRFILDVNDEFGTTIVLIEHDMGVVMDISHRVVVLDYGKKIGDGPPDKVRNDPAVIAAYLGTTH
- a CDS encoding branched-chain amino acid ABC transporter permease; this encodes MQFFFEVLIGGLLSGVMYSLVAIGFVLIYKASGVFNFAQGAMVLFAALTFVSILAKGVPFWLALLLTLAVMVMLGLAIERVVLRKLVNQPPISLFMATIGLSFFLEGFGQALWGTEVHGLDLGITDEPVGWLLDDYNLSISKFDLFAAGTAGVLVTALALFFNRTRIGRALRAVADDHQAALSIGIPLQHVWAIVWSVAGLVALVAGLLWGSRLGVQFALTLVVLKALPVLILGGFESIPGAIVGGLIVGAGEKLAEVYIGPFIGGGIENWFPYVLALAFLLVRPEGLFGERHIERV
- a CDS encoding ABC transporter substrate-binding protein; the protein is MIRRRIITLVSCSMAWLAGASWAAGEQFIPMPSYRIGPYAAGGTGVYGGFIDYLNYINLKEGGVGGVKLTYEECETEYKVDRGVECYDRLKGKGPTGASMFNFLSTGITYAVLERAAQDKIPIVSIGYGRTDASDGRVFPWVFPLLTNYWSQSTTKIKFIGQREGGMDKLKGKKIANLYHGSAYGKETIPVLEAQAKKYGFELINIEVPAPGNEQQSQWLQIRQLKPDWVILRGWGVMSAAAIKAAAKVGFPRDKMVGVWWAGAEDDVVPAGGVAKGYIAAAFAPSGANYPVVQDIKRVVYEAGKGNMQDSNRVGHANYNRGVVHGILNVEAIRVAQTKFGKKPLTGEQVRWGLEHLKIDDKRLKELGAVGLVPPLATSCLDHEGAGMVRFQQWDGTRWIPITDWIASDKALVRPMIEASAAAYAKEKGITPRDCSKEN
- a CDS encoding AMP-dependent synthetase/ligase, translating into MDMQQPAGFARPVSTGRADTFPRLLLGLAAQHGSHPAIREKDLGIWQTWTWAQVAHEVRILACGLAELGFRRGDRLGVIGDNRPHLYWSMLAAQALGGVPVPLYQDAVADEMAYVLEDAEIHIAVVEDQEQVDKLLDIRTRCPNLQAIVFDNPRGMRHYDDPMLIGYDALRQQGEVKHQQQPALFLREVDLGQSDDIAIMLYTSGTTGQPKGVCHTHSACITMAQVDAEFDGLDRHDLAMAYLPMAWVGDHLFSYAQALVTGFTVHCPESSETVMSDMREVGPTYFFAPPRIYESILTQVSIRMDDASWLKRKLFEYFMAKAKTIGPALLDRQALPWQQRLTYWMGDLLVFAPLKNVLGLSRVKVAYTGGEAIGPDLFDFYRSLGINLKQLYGMTETFVSVCMHPNGGVKLGTVGKPMRGVEIRLDDSGEIMVKSPGLLKEYFKRPDATAEAFTHDGFFHTGDAGFFDEEGHLRIIDRAKDVGRMNDGTLFAPKFIENKLKFFPYIKEAVAFGDRRDEATAFINIDMQAVGNWAERHNLPYSGYTDLAGQVPVYELIRECVKKVNEDLAQDAKLGGSQIKRFLILHKELDADDGELTRTRKVRRRFIAEKYQVLIDALYDGSDHCEVESQVRFEDGRTGTIRADLKIWEVRTFAVIGARQEAA
- a CDS encoding branched-chain amino acid ABC transporter permease — protein: MIYREAGQFKTSYQADSAIFPIVQDRYALWCVMLVAFIAVPLWASEYLIGSILIPFLILSLAALGLNILTGYAGLLSLGSAAFMAVGAFAAYNFMLRVPGMPLLAAFMLAGLVAALVGMVFGLPSLRIKGFYLAVATLAAQFFIEWALTKFGWFSNYSSSGVISAPKMQVFGMPIETPQMRYLLTLTVVVVLTVAAKNMIRASTGRAWMAVRDMDVAAEVIGIPILRTKLLAFAVSSFYCGVAGALWAFVFLGTVEPQAFDLRRSFEILFMIIIGGMGTVLGSFLGAAFIVLLPILLNVMAGWLHGAVSSQLLSNIEYMVFGALIMAFLIVEPLGLAQLWRIAKEKLRLWPFPH